One Nocardioidaceae bacterium SCSIO 66511 genomic window carries:
- a CDS encoding D-cysteine desulfhydrase: protein MHLARIPRRTYTPGKTPLELLPRLSEELGGPRIFIKRDDLLGLSAGGNKTRKLEFLMADALAEGADTIITTGAVQSNHCRLTLAAAVKEGLRCRLVLEERVAGSYSPDASGNNLLFRLLGADDITVVEGGTDLEAAMQDVASDVAASGGKPYIVPGGGSNALGALGYVSCAEELLVQSFEESLPIDHVVCASGSGGTHAGLVAGLYGNQAGIPVTGISVRAERAPQEAKLLDLANATSKLAGADRAVPSEAVRVRDEYVGPGYSLPTPEMTAAIQLFARTEGILLDPVYTGKTAAGLVDLARSGAFERDSNVVFVHTGGSPALYAYQDAVLGTGTE from the coding sequence ATGCATCTCGCACGTATCCCCCGCCGGACGTACACGCCCGGAAAGACCCCACTCGAGCTCCTGCCGCGCCTGAGCGAGGAGCTCGGCGGACCGAGGATCTTCATCAAGCGCGACGATCTGCTCGGCCTGAGCGCCGGCGGCAACAAGACCCGCAAGCTCGAGTTCCTGATGGCCGATGCACTGGCCGAGGGCGCCGACACGATCATCACGACCGGCGCGGTGCAGTCGAACCACTGCCGGCTCACTTTGGCCGCGGCGGTCAAGGAGGGCCTGCGCTGCCGGCTCGTACTCGAGGAGCGCGTCGCCGGCTCGTACAGCCCCGACGCCAGCGGAAACAACCTGTTGTTCCGGCTGCTCGGTGCCGACGACATCACCGTGGTCGAGGGCGGCACCGACCTCGAGGCGGCGATGCAAGACGTCGCGTCCGACGTCGCCGCGAGCGGCGGTAAGCCGTACATCGTCCCGGGTGGTGGCTCCAACGCTCTTGGTGCGCTCGGCTATGTCTCCTGCGCTGAGGAGCTCCTTGTGCAGTCGTTCGAGGAGTCGTTGCCGATCGACCATGTCGTGTGTGCGAGCGGCTCGGGAGGTACGCACGCCGGGCTGGTTGCGGGTCTGTACGGAAACCAGGCGGGCATTCCGGTGACGGGGATCAGTGTCCGGGCCGAGCGGGCGCCACAAGAGGCGAAGCTGCTGGACCTCGCGAACGCGACGTCGAAGCTGGCGGGCGCCGACCGAGCGGTCCCGTCCGAGGCGGTCCGGGTCCGCGACGAGTACGTCGGCCCAGGGTACTCGCTGCCCACCCCGGAGATGACGGCGGCGATCCAGCTGTTCGCGCGTACGGAAGGCATCCTGCTGGATCCGGTCTACACGGGCAAGACTGCGGCCGGTCTCGTCGATCTGGCGCGCAGCGGCGCGTTCGAGCGCGACAGCAATGTCGTCTTCGTTCACACGGGCGGATCTCCCGCGCTGTACGCGTACCAGGACGCCGTACTCGGTACCGGGACCGAGTAG